One stretch of Methylopila sp. 73B DNA includes these proteins:
- a CDS encoding ComF family protein, whose product MSAVDEAAPPLLARVRAPLARLGRRALDLALPPQCLACATPVADMGGLCVACWSGLKAIERPFCERLGTPFPADFGPGLVSPKALATPPAWDRARAVARFDGTARTLVHRLKYGDGTHLADALGGMMARAGHELLAPETLLLPVPLHRGRLWRRRFNQSALLARKVAALSGAELALDLLVRAKATRPQVGLSGRERAENLAGAFRLGAEGKARIAGRPVVLVDDVMTTGATVDRLARLVRRAGAASVDALVFALVVNDG is encoded by the coding sequence ATGAGCGCCGTAGACGAGGCCGCGCCTCCCCTCCTCGCCCGCGTCCGCGCGCCCCTTGCCCGGCTCGGCCGGCGCGCGCTCGATCTTGCGCTGCCGCCCCAGTGCCTCGCCTGCGCGACGCCGGTCGCGGACATGGGCGGGCTCTGCGTCGCCTGCTGGAGCGGGCTGAAAGCGATCGAGCGGCCGTTCTGCGAGCGGCTGGGGACGCCGTTCCCCGCCGACTTCGGTCCCGGCCTCGTGTCGCCCAAGGCGCTCGCGACCCCGCCGGCCTGGGACCGGGCGCGCGCGGTGGCGCGGTTCGACGGCACGGCCCGCACGCTGGTCCACCGCCTGAAGTACGGTGACGGGACCCATCTCGCCGACGCGCTCGGCGGCATGATGGCGCGGGCCGGCCACGAACTGCTGGCGCCCGAGACGCTTCTGCTGCCCGTGCCGCTGCACCGAGGGAGGCTGTGGCGCCGGCGGTTCAACCAGTCGGCGCTTCTCGCCCGGAAGGTCGCGGCGCTCTCCGGCGCGGAGCTTGCGCTCGATCTCCTCGTGCGCGCCAAGGCCACCCGGCCCCAGGTCGGCCTCAGCGGCCGCGAACGGGCCGAAAACCTCGCCGGAGCCTTCCGCCTCGGCGCGGAGGGGAAGGCGCGGATCGCCGGGCGGCCGGTCGTTCTGGTCGACGACGTGATGACGACCGGGGCCACCGTCGACCGCCTCGCCCGGCTCGTGCGGCGCGCGGGCGCAGCCTCCGTGGACGCGCTGGTGTTCGCGCTGGTTGTGAACGACGGCTGA
- a CDS encoding cyclopropane-fatty-acyl-phospholipid synthase family protein: MDLFQAMLRRFVGRGSLTIIDHKGVRHSHSGEPGPAVTLKFHDAKVARDLLLNPELKAGEAYMDGRLTIEQGTLRDFLTIYALNRTNLRAQPIQKALRRGLKTLKRWARSNTTALSKKNVEAHYDLSNEMYRLFLDEGLNYSCGYFRSPDDTLEEAQVAKLRHIAAKLDLKPGQRVLDIGSGWGSMAIYLAENCGVEVVGVTLSKEQRALAIERAAARGLSDRVRFELMDYRDVEGPFDRIVSVGMFEHVGVKNFPAFFAKVSKLLKPDGVALLHSIGRKGGPGVTGAWVKKYIFPGGYSPALSETLTAIEGAKLWATDIEIWRMHYAETLVHWERRFQENRAQAAALLGERFCRMWEFYLITAEFSFRHGKHMVFQIQLTKDVAATPMTRDYMAEAEARLQAGERRPD, from the coding sequence ATGGATCTGTTCCAAGCCATGCTACGCCGTTTCGTCGGCCGCGGCTCGCTCACGATCATCGACCATAAGGGCGTCCGCCACAGCCATTCGGGCGAACCCGGCCCCGCGGTCACGCTCAAGTTCCACGACGCCAAGGTCGCGCGCGACCTGCTGCTCAATCCGGAGCTGAAGGCGGGCGAGGCTTACATGGACGGCCGGCTCACCATCGAGCAGGGGACGCTGCGCGACTTCCTGACGATCTATGCGCTGAACCGCACGAACCTGCGCGCCCAGCCGATCCAGAAGGCGTTGCGCCGCGGCCTGAAGACGCTGAAGCGCTGGGCGCGCTCGAACACGACGGCGCTGTCGAAGAAGAACGTCGAGGCGCACTACGACCTCTCGAACGAGATGTACCGGCTCTTCCTCGACGAGGGGCTGAACTACTCCTGCGGCTATTTCCGGTCGCCCGACGACACGCTGGAGGAGGCGCAGGTCGCCAAGCTCCGCCACATCGCGGCGAAGCTCGACCTCAAGCCCGGCCAGCGCGTGCTCGACATCGGCTCCGGCTGGGGCTCGATGGCGATCTATCTCGCCGAGAACTGCGGGGTCGAGGTGGTCGGCGTCACGCTGTCGAAGGAGCAGCGGGCGCTCGCGATCGAACGCGCCGCGGCGCGCGGCCTCTCCGACCGGGTGCGGTTCGAGCTGATGGACTACCGCGACGTGGAGGGCCCGTTCGACCGCATCGTCTCCGTCGGCATGTTCGAGCACGTGGGCGTCAAGAACTTCCCGGCGTTCTTCGCCAAGGTCTCGAAGCTGCTGAAGCCGGACGGCGTGGCGCTGCTGCATTCGATCGGGCGCAAGGGCGGCCCGGGGGTCACCGGGGCTTGGGTGAAGAAGTACATCTTCCCCGGCGGCTACTCGCCCGCGCTCTCGGAGACCCTGACCGCGATCGAGGGCGCGAAGCTCTGGGCGACCGACATCGAGATCTGGCGGATGCACTACGCCGAGACCCTCGTGCATTGGGAGCGCCGGTTCCAGGAGAACCGCGCCCAGGCCGCGGCGCTGCTCGGCGAGCGGTTCTGCCGGATGTGGGAGTTCTACCTCATCACCGCGGAGTTCTCGTTCCGCCACGGCAAGCACATGGTCTTCCAGATCCAGCTCACCAAGGACGTCGCCGCCACGCCGATGACGCGCGACTACATGGCCGAGGCCGAGGCGCGGCTGCAGGCGGGGGAACGGCGGCCGGATTGA
- a CDS encoding DUF559 domain-containing protein, which produces MNRFGTRAKALRENETRAEARLWQALRGRRLAAWKFRRQHPIDRYVVDFVTLAGQLVVEVDGATHGTLDEIARDERRTAHLERLGFLVMRVGNVDVFENLDGVCEAIHAQLTGR; this is translated from the coding sequence ATGAACCGCTTCGGGACGCGTGCAAAAGCCCTGCGCGAAAACGAGACGAGGGCAGAGGCCCGCCTGTGGCAGGCGCTGCGCGGCCGCCGCCTCGCGGCTTGGAAGTTCCGTCGGCAGCATCCGATCGACCGTTACGTCGTCGACTTCGTCACCCTTGCGGGACAGCTCGTGGTCGAGGTCGACGGCGCGACCCATGGGACCTTGGACGAGATCGCGCGCGACGAGCGGCGGACCGCTCACCTTGAGCGCCTGGGCTTCCTTGTCATGCGGGTTGGGAACGTCGACGTGTTTGAAAACCTCGACGGCGTGTGCGAGGCGATCCATGCGCAGTTGACAGGCCGTTAG
- a CDS encoding methyltransferase domain-containing protein yields the protein MTAVPLLIDRRALGLRLARAATAGGGPNFLRRRVAEDLADRLAATLRPFAHALDLVSAGAEAAAVLRARPGAGRVVRAAARADAGADLVCDPAASPFAPESFDLVVSSLALQLVDDLPGALAQVRRMLRPDGLFLAALFGGETLTELRQAFAAAEGEVEGGLSPRVLPFADVRALGALLQRAGFALPVADVDRVTVRYPHALALMADLRAWGATNVLLERRRGPLRRATLARALTIYAERFADADGRVRATFDIAWLSGWAPHPEQQKPLKPGSARARLADALGVPEGEFPGKG from the coding sequence ATGACCGCCGTTCCCCTCCTCATCGACCGCCGGGCGCTCGGGCTGCGGCTTGCGCGCGCGGCGACAGCGGGCGGCGGGCCCAACTTCCTGCGGCGGCGCGTGGCCGAGGATCTCGCGGACCGGCTGGCCGCGACGCTCCGGCCGTTCGCCCACGCGCTCGACCTCGTCTCGGCCGGCGCGGAGGCCGCCGCCGTGCTGCGCGCGCGGCCGGGCGCCGGGCGCGTCGTCCGGGCGGCGGCGCGGGCCGATGCCGGGGCGGACCTTGTCTGCGATCCGGCGGCCTCGCCGTTCGCGCCCGAGAGCTTCGATCTCGTGGTCTCGTCGCTGGCGCTGCAGTTGGTCGACGACCTTCCGGGGGCGCTGGCCCAAGTGCGGCGCATGCTGCGGCCGGATGGGCTGTTCCTCGCGGCCCTGTTCGGCGGCGAGACGCTGACGGAGCTGCGGCAGGCCTTCGCGGCGGCCGAGGGCGAGGTCGAGGGCGGGCTCAGTCCGCGGGTGCTGCCCTTCGCCGACGTGAGGGCGCTGGGCGCGCTGCTGCAGCGGGCGGGTTTCGCGCTGCCGGTCGCGGACGTCGACCGCGTGACGGTGCGCTACCCGCATGCGCTTGCGCTGATGGCGGACCTGCGCGCCTGGGGCGCGACCAACGTGCTGCTGGAGCGGCGGCGCGGGCCGCTGCGGCGGGCGACGCTCGCCCGCGCGCTCACGATCTACGCCGAACGCTTCGCCGACGCCGACGGCCGGGTGCGCGCGACGTTCGACATCGCCTGGCTGTCCGGCTGGGCGCCGCATCCGGAGCAGCAGAAGCCGCTCAAGCCCGGCTCCGCCCGCGCGCGCCTTGCCGACGCGCTCGGCGTGCCCGAGGGGGAATTTCCGGGGAAGGGGTGA
- a CDS encoding CAP domain-containing protein, which yields MAPTVSRATALALIAALAGCSTAPVAPPPPSTPSVYQSMSKPGASLDRRAAAEMISEFRRGNGLPPVALDPALNRMAQEQADAMARNDKLSHSVGGTLKERIARSGYRNALVVENIGAGHDTLADAFTGWRHSPPHMKNMLAPKVTRIGIASARAPSSRFEVFWAMVLADPNDPRPLPGAMAAARPVPARSGDSLTINGVSIAR from the coding sequence ATGGCCCCCACCGTCTCACGCGCCACGGCGCTTGCTCTCATCGCGGCGCTCGCCGGCTGCTCGACGGCGCCCGTCGCCCCTCCGCCGCCTTCGACGCCGAGCGTCTACCAGAGCATGTCGAAGCCGGGCGCCAGCCTCGACCGCCGCGCCGCCGCCGAAATGATCTCGGAGTTCCGCCGCGGGAACGGGCTGCCGCCGGTCGCGCTCGACCCCGCGCTCAACCGTATGGCGCAGGAGCAGGCCGACGCCATGGCGCGCAACGACAAGCTCAGCCACTCCGTCGGCGGCACGCTGAAGGAGCGCATCGCGCGTTCCGGCTACCGCAACGCGCTTGTGGTGGAGAACATCGGCGCGGGGCACGACACGCTGGCCGACGCCTTCACCGGCTGGCGGCACTCCCCGCCGCACATGAAGAACATGCTGGCCCCGAAGGTCACACGGATCGGCATCGCCTCCGCCCGCGCCCCGTCGAGCCGCTTCGAGGTGTTCTGGGCCATGGTCCTGGCCGACCCGAACGACCCGCGCCCGCTGCCCGGCGCCATGGCCGCCGCCCGCCCCGTCCCGGCGCGTTCGGGCGATTCGCTGACGATCAACGGGGTTTCGATCGCTCGCTGA
- a CDS encoding DUF3772 domain-containing protein, which produces MIRTSSGLRPAARLLAALALLLGLAAGALAQDQTAPGAALDQARAQLDQIEATLKRDNLDDRTLSDMRDQIEPLSLAISQAVTALAPQLTSADARLEQIGPKPADGAPAESPDVVKERDAQTAARQKIDEQIKRGRLLQVEASQVSDEITQRRRALLAQRLFERSRSLLDPGLYMDMIAQAPRDIRSIQLFASDVVGVVGRSLSAASVALALASAALALVLLIPGRRLIATLGHRLVVEQMPKTRIRRSATGVLFVLASTLGPVLGVLVLYWGLKGAGWLPARAETLAVALIWAAGFLGLAYGLMRAFLTPDRPSWRLVDLSDAAVAEIKNQPMWCALIFVIGRLLDHFNEMIVASLSASIVVNGVFAVLNGGAFALALRRIRAAEKIEAASGAEKDERLGSVFLSLLRIVAWVAVAVILAAAATGYVSLAQFLANQVIWSATVMSLLTLLLIFVDDLFTSGLSAETPFGRSTSEAVGIRPESLEQIGVLLSGLVRVILIGVAALFVLAPWGLETTDVFAWLRLAVTGFQVGGITISLSGILSAILLVVIGFALTKAVQRWLDRDLLPKTRMDAGLKASINTGVGYIGGLGVIVFAVSYLGFSLDRLAIVAGALSVGIGFGLQAVISNFVSGVILLAERPIKAGDWIVIGSDQGNVRRISVRSTEIELFDRSTLIVPNSDFITKSVKNVTHGAPIGRVQIELTIAADVDPAEVKRVLLEVAKKHSSVLAFPEPQVFFNLLGKADNTYALFVNVASPRQAASVKSDLNFALVKAFKEQGVAIGGAAGPSMVDAVDRLGEALRSGLSPVARTSQPEAPRRHDASDAPLADAPPAEPQSPPSTKA; this is translated from the coding sequence ATGATTCGCACGTCTTCCGGCCTCCGGCCCGCCGCGCGGCTCCTGGCGGCCCTCGCCCTCCTGCTCGGGCTCGCGGCCGGCGCCCTGGCGCAGGACCAGACCGCGCCCGGCGCCGCGCTCGACCAGGCGCGCGCGCAGCTCGACCAGATCGAAGCGACGCTGAAGCGCGACAATCTGGACGACCGCACGCTGAGCGACATGCGCGACCAGATCGAGCCGCTCTCGCTCGCGATCAGTCAGGCGGTCACGGCGCTCGCGCCGCAGCTCACATCGGCCGACGCGCGGTTGGAGCAGATCGGGCCGAAGCCCGCGGACGGCGCGCCCGCGGAAAGCCCCGACGTCGTGAAGGAGCGCGACGCGCAGACGGCCGCGCGGCAGAAGATCGACGAGCAGATCAAGCGCGGACGGCTGCTCCAGGTCGAGGCGAGCCAGGTCTCGGACGAGATCACCCAGCGCCGGCGCGCCCTTCTGGCCCAGCGCCTGTTCGAGCGCAGCCGCTCGCTGCTCGATCCCGGCCTCTACATGGACATGATCGCGCAGGCCCCGCGCGACATCCGCAGCATCCAGCTGTTCGCCTCGGACGTCGTCGGCGTCGTCGGGCGCAGCCTGTCGGCGGCCTCGGTCGCGCTCGCGCTCGCCTCCGCGGCGCTCGCCCTCGTCCTCCTGATCCCAGGACGCCGGCTGATCGCGACCTTGGGGCACCGGCTCGTGGTCGAACAGATGCCGAAGACGCGCATCCGGCGGTCAGCGACCGGCGTGCTGTTCGTGCTGGCCTCGACGCTCGGTCCGGTCCTGGGCGTCCTCGTGCTCTATTGGGGCCTGAAGGGCGCAGGCTGGCTGCCCGCGCGCGCGGAGACGCTGGCGGTCGCTCTGATCTGGGCGGCGGGCTTCCTGGGGCTCGCCTACGGGCTGATGCGCGCGTTCCTGACGCCGGATCGCCCGTCGTGGCGGCTGGTCGATCTGTCGGACGCCGCCGTCGCCGAGATCAAGAACCAGCCGATGTGGTGCGCGCTGATCTTCGTGATCGGCCGGCTGCTCGACCACTTCAACGAGATGATCGTCGCGAGCCTGTCGGCCTCGATCGTCGTGAACGGCGTCTTCGCGGTGCTGAACGGCGGAGCCTTCGCGCTCGCGCTCCGGCGCATCCGCGCGGCCGAAAAGATCGAGGCGGCCAGCGGCGCCGAGAAGGACGAGCGGCTCGGCAGCGTGTTTCTGTCGCTTCTCAGGATCGTGGCCTGGGTCGCCGTCGCCGTGATCCTCGCCGCCGCGGCGACCGGCTACGTCTCGCTCGCCCAGTTCCTGGCGAACCAAGTGATCTGGAGCGCGACGGTGATGTCGCTGCTCACGCTGCTGCTGATCTTCGTCGACGACCTCTTCACCTCCGGCCTGTCGGCCGAGACCCCGTTCGGCCGCTCGACCAGCGAGGCGGTTGGCATTCGACCGGAGTCGCTGGAGCAGATCGGCGTGCTGCTGTCGGGGCTGGTGCGGGTGATCCTGATCGGCGTCGCGGCGCTGTTCGTGCTCGCGCCCTGGGGGCTCGAGACGACGGACGTGTTCGCCTGGCTGCGGCTCGCGGTGACAGGCTTCCAGGTCGGCGGGATCACGATCTCGCTCTCCGGCATCCTGAGCGCCATCCTGCTGGTCGTGATCGGCTTTGCGCTGACCAAGGCGGTGCAACGCTGGCTCGACCGCGACCTGCTGCCGAAGACCCGGATGGACGCCGGCCTCAAGGCCTCGATCAACACCGGCGTCGGTTACATCGGCGGCCTCGGCGTGATCGTGTTCGCGGTCTCGTACCTCGGCTTCAGCCTCGACCGGCTGGCGATCGTCGCCGGCGCGCTCTCGGTCGGCATCGGCTTCGGCCTGCAGGCGGTGATCTCGAACTTCGTCTCGGGCGTGATCCTGCTAGCGGAGCGTCCCATCAAGGCCGGCGACTGGATCGTGATCGGCTCCGATCAGGGCAACGTCCGCCGCATCTCGGTGCGCTCCACCGAGATCGAGCTGTTCGACCGCTCCACGCTGATCGTGCCGAACTCGGACTTCATCACCAAGAGCGTGAAGAACGTGACGCACGGCGCCCCGATCGGGCGCGTGCAGATCGAGCTGACGATCGCAGCCGACGTCGACCCCGCGGAGGTCAAGCGCGTCCTGCTCGAGGTCGCGAAGAAGCACAGCTCGGTGCTCGCGTTCCCCGAGCCTCAGGTGTTCTTCAACCTGCTCGGCAAGGCCGACAACACTTACGCCCTTTTCGTCAACGTCGCGAGCCCGCGGCAGGCGGCGAGCGTGAAGAGCGACCTGAACTTCGCGCTGGTGAAGGCCTTCAAGGAGCAAGGCGTCGCGATCGGCGGCGCGGCTGGCCCGAGCATGGTCGACGCCGTCGACCGGCTCGGCGAGGCGCTGCGGTCGGGGCTGAGCCCCGTCGCGCGCACGTCTCAGCCCGAGGCGCCCCGCCGCCACGACGCCTCGGACGCGCCGCTCGCGGACGCCCCGCCGGCGGAGCCGCAATCGCCGCCGTCAACCAAGGCTTAA